One region of Mucilaginibacter sp. 14171R-50 genomic DNA includes:
- a CDS encoding RtcB family protein, with protein MRKQNTGALQQMEGQKEKVGNNELKALGINDIEILVNFSRVANGLLKHGVMDKANILANLEALIDDPMPYALKKGGKFKNLAEDVIALRREGKFVKQERSNFKLKEEIAEFPVWGLENIEVGALTQMRTAIQLPIAVAGALMPDAHQGYGLPIGGVLATTANTIIPFAVGVDIACRMCLSIFDLPAEAVDTEKDKLKNILVDNTYFGMGCTTKSYFDSSLFDSKTWGETKLIRSLKDKAYAQLGTSGTGNHFVEWGEFDLAEGALADIPAGKYLALLSHSGSRGFGGTIADYYSKIAMTKTKLPAEAKHLAWLDLDKDEGQEYWIAMNLAGEYASANHHEIHNKIARALGVKPISMIENHHNFAWKEHLADGTEVMVHRKGATPAGEGVLGIIPGSMSTPGFLVRGKGDAASINSASHGAGRAMSRSAAFKTLDKAAIAANLVDKRITLMGSDVDEAPMAYKDIHTVMAAQNDLVEVLAKFEPRIVRMADAREKPED; from the coding sequence AAACTTTAGCCGCGTGGCTAATGGTTTGCTAAAGCACGGCGTTATGGACAAAGCCAATATCCTTGCTAATCTTGAAGCTTTAATTGACGACCCCATGCCTTACGCCCTTAAAAAAGGCGGTAAGTTTAAAAACCTTGCCGAAGATGTTATCGCTTTGCGTAGAGAAGGCAAGTTTGTAAAGCAGGAACGGAGTAACTTTAAGCTGAAGGAAGAAATAGCCGAATTCCCGGTATGGGGATTAGAAAATATCGAGGTAGGCGCCTTAACACAAATGCGTACTGCCATACAATTACCCATAGCGGTTGCCGGGGCCTTAATGCCCGACGCGCACCAGGGTTATGGCCTGCCTATTGGCGGCGTGTTGGCTACCACGGCTAATACCATTATTCCGTTTGCTGTTGGGGTTGATATTGCCTGCCGGATGTGTTTAAGCATCTTTGATTTGCCGGCCGAAGCGGTAGATACCGAGAAAGACAAGCTGAAGAATATATTGGTTGATAACACCTATTTCGGGATGGGGTGTACTACCAAGTCATATTTCGACAGTTCGTTGTTCGATAGCAAAACCTGGGGCGAAACTAAGCTGATCCGTTCACTTAAAGATAAAGCTTATGCCCAATTAGGTACCAGCGGCACCGGTAACCACTTTGTGGAATGGGGCGAGTTTGACCTAGCCGAAGGTGCTTTGGCCGACATCCCGGCAGGTAAGTACCTGGCCTTGCTTTCGCACTCCGGCTCGCGTGGGTTTGGCGGCACCATTGCCGACTATTACAGCAAAATAGCCATGACCAAAACCAAGCTTCCTGCTGAAGCCAAACATTTGGCCTGGTTGGATCTGGATAAGGACGAAGGACAAGAATACTGGATAGCCATGAACCTGGCCGGCGAATACGCCAGCGCCAACCATCACGAGATACATAACAAAATAGCCCGTGCTTTGGGGGTAAAACCCATCAGCATGATAGAGAACCACCACAACTTTGCCTGGAAAGAGCATCTGGCCGATGGTACCGAAGTGATGGTACACCGTAAAGGCGCTACCCCGGCCGGCGAAGGTGTGTTAGGCATTATTCCCGGCAGCATGAGTACCCCCGGCTTTTTGGTCCGCGGTAAAGGTGATGCGGCCAGCATTAACTCTGCCAGTCACGGTGCAGGCAGGGCCATGAGCCGCAGTGCTGCGTTTAAAACATTAGACAAAGCAGCCATTGCCGCCAATTTGGTTGACAAGCGAATCACCCTTATGGGCAGCGATGTGGACGAAGCCCCAATGGCCTACAAAGACATCCACACCGTAATGGCCGCGCAGAACGATCTGGTAGAAGTATTGGCTAAGTTTGAGCCGAGGATAGTGAGGATGGCGGATGCGCGGGAGAAGCCGGAGGATTGA